The segment TACGCCCAATGGCGAGCCATCGTGAGGGGTATCAAGAAAGTGCGCCAGGGCGTCGACATCAACAGGGCGTGGCAGGTGGCTGGGCTGTTTGGGTGTGCGCAATAGCCCGACCGGGTTATCGTTCAAAACGCCCTGCTTGACCAGGTAATCCGCGAACCTGGAAAGCGCCGCCCGGCGCCGGGCAAGGCTTCTAGGCGCCAAGCCCCGGCTACGCTCAGAGCCTAGAAAAGCGCGCAGCAGTGCGGTGTCTAACGCTGCGGGGTCGGTAACATCGCGCCGTTCGGTAAAGTTACACAGTGCAGACAAATCATGCCGATAAGCCTCCACGGTGGCAGGGCTAGCATGGGACGCCAGCGCGGCTAGAAAGCTCTCGACGTGCTCGGCGATCATGGTTTCGGCCAGCGTCGTCTCAACCATGATCGCCGAGACGCACCAAAAGACGCGCGACGATATCACCCAAGTACTCGGTGAACAGCGTATCCATGCTGGCGCGATAGGCGTCGGGGCTGGGGCTGGCCAACAGTAGATAGCCCAATGGGTCACCCGCAGAGAGACGTGAAATCGCGCAGGAACCCGCTTTACGCGGGGCTTTCACGTGAGGCAGTAGGCACTTCCAGTCACTGACGCTGAGCTTAACGCAGCGACTAGTGCGGCCATCCAACAGCGCCGTTAGGCGTGCACTAGCGTGTTGATCCAGTACGTGACGTGGCGGCTGGGGCGGCGTTGGCTCACTGTCGCTTAACGTCGCCGGGCACCACAGTGCCATGGCGGGGGTTTCAAAGCGCTCGCTCAATTGGGTGGCCAACGCTTGCGCCAGCGCATCGCGGTCTTGGGCTTCTACCAGCGCGACGAGCGTTTCCCGTAGCCGTCGGTACTGGGACTCGTTATGGCGGGCGGTTTCCAGCAAGTGCTCCAAGCGGCCTTCGGCGGTTTCCGCACGCTTACGCAGGTCTAACACCAAGCGCTCCAACAGCGATACCGCCCCGTCGATGTTCGGATGCGGCACCTGCAGCTGTTGCAGAAGACCTTCACGACCGACGAAAAAATCGGGATGACGCGCCAGCCAGAACGCCACTTGATCAGGATCGAGCGTTTTGCGGGGTTCGGGGGCTTGTGACATCGCCGTTCTCCTCGAATTAATTAAGGGCTACGCGGCCATCGAAGACGCGTGTAGCTGGTCCCACCATCGTCAGTGCCCCTTCAGGGTCGGGCCACTCAATGCTGAGTTCTCCACCTGGTAAATGGACTTTTACAGGGCTTTTTAAGAGCCCCTGACGAATACCACTGGCCACTGCCGCACAGGCACCCGTGCCGCAAGCAAGCGTTTCGCCGCTGCCGCGCTCGTATACGCGCAGGCGTATTTCGCTGGGTGAGAGTACCTGCATAAAGCCCACGTTAACACGCTTGGGAAAACGAGGATGCGCTTCTACCAACGGCCCGAGGCGCTCCACCGGGGCGCTATCAACGCTCTCAACCTGCAGCACTGCATGGGGGTTGCCCATGGAAACCACGCCGATCTGCAGCGTTTCATCACCCACTTGTAGCTGATGTAAAGGTTGATCCCCTGGGGCATCGAACGGCAGCGCCATAGGGCTAAACCGCGGGCGGCCCATATCCACTCGCACCATGCCATCGTGCTGCACGGTCAGCACCAACGGCCCCCCGGCAGTTTCTACGTGGATTTCATGCTTGTGAGTCAGCCGCTGATCGCGCACGAAACGGGCAAAGCAGCGCGCCCCGTTGCCACAGTTTTCCACTTCACTGCCGTCGGCATTATAAATGCGGTAGCGAAAATCCATCTCGGGATCGCGGGGTGGCTCAACGACCAACAACTGGTCAAAGCCAATGCCGAAACGCCGGTCTGCCAGCGCACGGATTTGCGATTCGTCCAACCGGGCGCGCTGAGTCACCAGATCCACCATGACAAAGTCATTACCCAGGCCATGCATTTTGGTGAAGTGTAACAGCATCAATGCCCCCCTTCGGGCAGCAGCGCTTCACCCGCCCAAAGACTAACAACGGTTTCCCTCGCGCGCACCACATGGCAGCTGTCGCCATCGACCATCAACTCAGCGGCACGAGGACGGCTGTTGTAGTTCGACGCCATGACAAAGCCGTAGGCCCCCGCCGAGCGCACCGCCAGAAGATCACCTTCGTCAATTGCCAGCTCGCGCTCTTTGCCCAGGAAGTCACCGGTTTCACACACCGGGCCCACTACGTCGTAAAGGGCGCTTTCGCGCGTTTGACGAGTATCCACCGGCACGATCGCCTGCCAGGCCTGGTACAGTGCCGGACGAATCAGATCGTTCATGGCCGCATCGACAATGGCGAAGTTCTTGGTCTCACCGGGCTTGAGAAACTCTACCCGAGTGAGCATGACGCCCGCATTAGCGGCGATGGAACGGCCCGGCTCAAACAGCAGCGTAAGCGCTTCGCCACCTTCCCAGCGGGATAGCCGCGCCAACAGCTGGCTGGCGTAATCGAACGGCTGGGGCGGCTTTTCATCGCGGTAAGGTACGCCCAAACCACCGCCTAAATCGAGATGCTCAATTTCGATGCCGCGTTCACGCAAGCGCTCCATGAGCATCAGCAAGCGATCAAGGGCGTCCAGAAAGGGCGCCGTTTCGGTGAGCTGCGAACCAATGTGACAATCGAGCCCCTTCACCTTCAGGTTGGGCAGGCTCGCGGCTAGTTCGTAAACATCCAGCGCTTCGTCCACCGGGATGCCGAACTTATTGTCCTTCAATCCGGTGGAGATATACGGGTGAGTTCCCGCATCCACATCCGGGTTCACACGCAGTGATACCGGGGCAATTTTCCCCAGCTCCCCTGCAACGCGATTCAACCGCTCAAGCTCCGGGCGCGACTCAACGTTAAAGCACTTAATGCCCACTTCCAGCGCCCGAGCCATTTCGTGGGCCTGCTTGGCAACGCCCGAAAACACCACCTTCGCCGGGTCGCCGCCTGCATTAAGCACCCGCTCAAGCTCGCCGATGGAAACAATATCGAACCCTGCACCCAGCTTGGCTAAAAGGCCGAGCACCGCCAGATTAGAGTTGGCCTTCACCGCGTAACAAATCAGGTGTGGGTGGCCGCCCAGCGCTTCGGTATAGGCGCGAAAGTGACGCTCAAAAGTAGCTTTTGAGTAGACGTAGCAAGGCGTACCGTGCTCGTCGGCAATGCGTGACAGCGGCACATCTTCGGCGTACAGCACGCCATCGCGGTAATTAAAATAGTCCATGGTGCTCTCCCCTTATTATGAACCTGCGTCCTGGGCCTGCAGCAATCTATTCAGACGGCTGGGCAGGTTGCTCGTCAGCGGGTGCATCTTCCGGCAGATAAAGCGGCCCTTTTTGCCCACAGCCTGCCAATCCGGTTAACAGCAACACCGTAAGGGTCATGATTGCCAACGTTTTCATGCGCCCACCTTGAGCGCGACCAACGCCTCGCGCGCTCGCTGGGCAGCAGCCCGCACCTGATTCGGCGCGGTACCACCGATGTGGTTACGGGCAGCTACCGAGCCTTCCAGGGTTAACACCTCGAATACGTCTTGCTCGATGGTATCGGAGAACTGTTTGAGCTCATCGAGGCTCATCTCGGAGAGATCTTTTTCGGTTTTGAGACCATAGGCCACCGACTGACCGACGATTTCGTGGGCGTCGCGGAAGGCCACGCCCTTGCGCACCAAGTAGTCGGCCAAGTCAGTCGCGGTAGAGAAACCACGCCGCGCCGCTTCATACATACTGGCTTTTTTAGGCTCGATTGCGGGCACCATATCGGCGAACGCTTTTAAGCAATCGCGCACGGTATCCACTGCATCGAACAGCGGCTCTTTATCTTCCTGATTGTCTTTGTTGTAGGCTAACGGCTGCGATTTCATCAGCGTTAGCAGCGACATAAGGTGGCCATACACACGGCCGGTTTTGCCGCGCACCAGTTCAGGCACATCGGGGTTTTTCTTCTGCGGCATAATTGAAGAGCCGGTGCAGAAGCGGTCGGGCAGGTCGATAAAGTTGAACTGAGCGCTGGTCCACAGCACCAGCTCTTCGCTCATGCGCGATAGGTGCATCAACAGAATGCTGGCAAAGCTGGTGAATTCGATGGCGAAGTCACGATCCGAGACCGCGTCCAGAGAGTTCTCCGTTGGACGGTCAAAACCCAGCAGCTCTGCAGTAACGTGGCGGTCGATGGGATAGGTAGTACCCGCTAGTGCAGCAGCGCCCAGCGGCATTACGTTGACGCGCTTGCGACAGTCCAGCAGACGCTCGTGATCCCGGGCCAGCATCTCCTGCCAAGCCAGAATGTGGTGGCCAAAGGTGACCGGCTGGGCGGTTTGCAGATGGGTAAAACCCGGCATGATGGTCTCAGCTTCACGGTCAGCCAGCTCGATCATGCCTTCGCGCAGACGTTTCAGCTCCACTTCGATAACGTCGATCTCATCGCGCATAAACAGACGAATATCGGTGGCGACTTGATCGTTACGCGAGCGACCGGTGTGGAGCTTTTTGCCGGTAATGCCGATCTTTTCGGTCAGCCGCGCTTCGATGTTCATATGCACATCCTCCAGCGGCACCGACCAGTTGAATTCGCCACGCTCGATTTCGCCCTGAATCTCGTTCAGGCCGTTAATAATCGCATCGCGCTCGTCATCAGTGAGCACGCCTACCCGAGCCAGCATAGTGGCGTGGGCGATGGAGCCCTGGATGTCCTGGGGGGCCAGGCGCTGGTCGAAATTAACAGACGCGGTGAAGCGTGCAACAAAGGCATCGGTGGGCTCGCTAAAGCGACCGCCCCAAGACTGATTCGTGGCTTGGCTCATCGAAGATATATCCTGCTGACAAAACAAAGGAGTCGTTAGCAGAAAGTGTACCAGAGTCGCCCCGGTCAGCGGCACGCCGTTTTTATTTCTGCAGTAGCTAATAGCATGAAGTCATGTCCGCAGGTGGTTTGTGCAGAAATTCGTGCAGAGCACTGAGAGGCATTGGGCGGGCAAAGTAGTAGCCCTGATAGTAGTCACAGTGACGTTGTTGAAGATAGCCAAACTGCTCTGCCGTCTCTACGCCTTCGACCAATACTTCCAAACCCATTTTCCCCGCCATGGCGACCACGCCATCGATAATGGCGGCATCGTGGCGATCAAAGGTCACATCGCGTACAAAGGAACGGTCAATCTTGATGCGGTTAATCGGCAGGCGCTTTAAATAGCTTAGGCTAGAGAAGCCGGTGCCAAAATCGTCTAAAGCAATCTGAACTCCCAGCGCTCGCAAGTTCTTTAACGCCTGGATCGCTTGTTCGGCGCTCCCCATCAGCACCCCTTCGGTAAGCTCCAACTCTAACAGCGCTGGCGTTAGGCCGCTGCTCATCAGCACCTGCTCTATGGAGGCGACGAATCCGGGGCGTTGAAACTGCATAGGCGAAATATTGACCGCCATAGTAATGTCGCCCAGCCCCAGGCCATTGAGCTGTTGGGCATCGCGACAGGCGGATGCCAATACCCACTCGCTGATGGGTATAATCTGGCCCGTATCCTCGGCAAGGCTAATAAAATCAGACGGCGGGATATTGCCGCGCTCTGGGTGCTGCCAGCGGATTAACGCTTCAACTCCCACCACACGACCGCTCGGCGCGTGAATTTGCGGCTGATAGTGAAGCTCAAACTGCTGCTGCTCAATGGCTTGCTGGAGCGCGCTGCGTAAGCTGACCCGTTCGCTCACTTTGCGATTCAAGTCTTCGGTATACCAGTGGTAGGTGTTGCGCCCGCGGCGTTTGGCTTTATACATGGCCAAGTCCGCCTGCTGGATAAGCTGGCGGGGTTTATTCATGCTGCCGTCATTGATAGCAATCCCAATACTGGCGGTAATACGCAGCTCGCTGCCGCAATACCAGTAGGGCGGCGAAAGCCCACGAAGAACGCGTTCTACTACTTGGATCACATCATCTTGGTGCGCCAGATCCGGCAGCAGCACAACGAATTCATCGCTACCAAAGCGCGCAACAGTGTCCCAGGGGCGCAGCTCACTTTCCAGCCGCTTGGCAACCTCAACCAGAATAAAGTCGCCCACCTCATGGCCCAAGGTATCGTTAATCGGTTTGAAATCGTCCAGATCAATAAACAGCACGGCTACGTAGCGCTGGTAGCGACGTGCCAACACACACCCTTGCTCTAAGCGCAGACCAAGCAACAAACGGTTGGGCAACCCCGTCAAGGCATCATGATGGGCGTTATGGTCGAGTTGCGCCTGATATTCGCGCTGTTCGGAAATATCGTTCTGTACGCCGATAAAGTGGGTTACTTCAGCGTTCTCATCAAGAACGGGCGAAATGTACAGGTCGTTCCAAAAAACCGTCCCGTCGCGCCGATAGTTACGAATGACCACGTGCACTTCGCGCTGCTCTACAATCCCTGCGCGCAACTGTTTGATAGTAGCGGGATCGGTCTCGTCACCCTGGAGAAAACGGCAGTTGCGCCCCAGCGCCTGGCTGCGCGTATATCCGGTGATGCGCTCAAAGGCGGCGTTAACGTAGACCATAGGCAGATCGCTGCGCTGGGCATCGACAATCACTACCCCGTTGGTACTTGACTCAACGCTACGCTCAAGCAGTTTTAGCTGATGCTCGGTCGCTTTACGCTCGTTAATATCACGGAAATAGACCGTAAGCCCTTCGGATGACGGATATACGTGCACCTCAAGCCAACTATTGAGACGCGGATTGAACGCTTCAAAATGTACCGCTTCCTGCTGGCTCGCAGCACGCTGATACTCTTTTTGAAACTTGCTGCCCATGGCGTCAGGAAACGTCTGCCAAATATATTGGCCTATCAGTTCACCTTCACGGCGCTTCAAAATACGTTCAGCTTCCCTGTTCACGTAAGTAAAACGCCACTCCGTGTCTAGAGTAAAAAAACTGTCGGTGATGCTATCCAGCGTAATGGTGAGCCGGTGCGCAAGCTGGGAAAGGTTTTCGCGCAGCTGCTTTTGCTCGGTAATATCCTGCGATGCCCCCTGAACCTGAATAATGCGGCCCTCTTCATCGCGCACCGCTTTACCAATCGCCCGCACCCACAGATGCCTGCCTTGGGGGGTAATCACCTCCAACTCGTCATCAAAACTGATGCCGTACTCACAGCAGGCATTAAATGCCGCCATCAGCCGCTCCTGCGACTCAGGCGCATAGAACGAAAACGCCTCTTCAACGCTGGGTTGAAACCCAGCAGGCATACCGTGGATAAGGCTAAGCTCATCCGACCAGATAGGCTTACCGTCTGCCATGTCGACATACCAGCCGCCAATCAGGGCAGTTTCACCGGCAATTTTGAATAGCCGTTGGTTACGTAGCAACTGCTCATCTGATGCCTTACGGCGCGTTATTACCCGGGCGATGACGTAAATCACGTCCCCCCCAAAGGAAGCAGTGACTTCCAGCCAGTGCTGCTGACCGGCTGCAGAAACCGCGCGTACCTCGAAGGGCAGAACCTTTTCGCCTTGGTGCATCCGCTTTAACGCCTGCTCAATCACGGGGTGATCAAGGGGGTTAATGACCACTCCACAGGCACGACCAATTAATGTTTCGGACGAGTACCCCAGCAGCGTCTCTAAAGCTGGATTGACTTGCAGCAGCGTGCCTTCAAAGTCGATACAGCAGAACAGATCCTGTGAGAGCAGGAAAAACTGGTCAAGCTGGCCGTGGGGTAACACTAAGGACATAGGATTTCCTGGGCAACGGATAAACCACGTTACGAGAGCATAATTAGTTCCGTTATTTTTACTGTGGCGCTCGGTGCTTTATGATGACACTTATCATAGCTTGACTCGCCGTGTCAGCGGTATAGGGAGAATAACGTGCTATCAATCACCAAACTGCGCATTGCCACGCGTAAAAGCCAATTGGCCATGTGGCAGGCTGAGTACGTTCGCGACCGCTTAATGGCGGCTCACAGCGGCCTCGAGGTCGAGCTTGTGGCACTGTCTACCAAGGGCGACAAAATCCTCGATACGCCGCTTTCAAAAATTGGTGGTAAAGGACTGTTCGTCAAAGAGTTGGAAGACGCGATGCTGGATGGCCGTGCCGATATTGCCGTCCACTCGATGAAAGATGTCCCCATGCACTTCCCCGAAGGGCTAGGTCTGTCGGTCATCCTAGAGGGCGCCGACCCTACCGATGCGTTTGTATCCAACCATTACTCTAGCATTGATGAGCTTCCCGAAGGGGCGCGTATTGGCACCGCCAGCCTACGCCGCGGGCTACAGGTGCGTGAAGCCCGCCCCGACCTGCAAATTCTTAATCTGCGTGGCAACGTGCAAACGCGGCTAGGCAAATTAGACGCAGGGGAATTCGACGCCATCATCCTGGCGACCTCGGGCCTCAAGCGGCTGGGCTTGGATGAGCGGATTGCCCAGGCGCTGCCGCCGGAAGTGTGCCTGCCCGCCTGCGGCCAAGGTGCTCTAGGCATCGAGTGCCGCCTGCATGATCCCGAGCTGATTGCCTTACTAGCCCCGCTTGATGACGCGGATACCGCGACCCGCGTGCGCGCCGAACGGGCCATGAACACGCGTTTAGAGGGCGGCTGCCAAGTACCCATTGCCGGCCACGCTGTGCTGGATATTGACAATGAAACCCTGTGGCTACGCGGCTTAGTCGGTAACCCAGAGGGCACCGAAGTGCTGCGCGCCGAAGGCCGTGGTTCGATGCATGAGCCCGAAGCGCTGGGCATTCGCATTGCCGAAGAGCTGCTCGACCAGGGCGCTGGCGATATTCTGGCCGAGGTTTACGGCCGCGCCATATGAACCAACCGGTACTGATCTGTCGCCCCGGCGAGCGCGGTGAAGCGCTCGCCGCTGCTCTACGCGAGCGGGGCGAAAGCGTTGAATCACTCAATGTGATGCAACTTGAAGCCTTGCCAGAAGCCCCCGAAATGCGACGTATCTGGCTGGATATTGATCAGTACCATAAAATAATAGTCATTAGCCCCTTTGCGGCCACTTGCTTAAGCGAAGCGTTGGATCGCTTCTGGCCACAGCTGCCTATTGGTATTGACTACTACAGCGTTGGCAGCGCCACGGCGGCGACGCTTTATAATCAGTTGGGTGTCCGCGTGCATGTGCCTTCGCCGAGTGCGGGCGAAGATACCAGCGAAGCACTGCTTGCGCTTGCCTCGCTCCAGCAGCTAGCGCACCAGCGTATTCTACTGGTGGCGGGCGAAGGTGGCCGCCCGCTGCTCGCTGAAACGCTTGCCGCGCGGGGAGCACAGGTAACTCGCCTAGCGGTGTATCGACGCACGTTTCAACCTCTAGCACCTGATCTGCAAACGCGTCTTTTTTCAGGTAATTACCGGGCGTTGATCGTCACCAGCAGCGAACTGCTGGAACATCTGGCAAAATGGTGCAATCAAGCGGCCTTGAACCAACCGCTAATCGTTTCCAGTCGCCGTTTGGCTACACTGGCTGGCATACTGGGTTTTTGTGACCTCAAGGTGGCGTCCGGAGCTACGCCAGCTGCGTTGATAGCGGCGTTGGAGACCTGCGACCCACAGGGTGCCGATGTCGATCAAGGAACTTACTAAGGGCTAGCGACACATGAGCAAACAAGTAAACGATCAGGACGATGTACAACCGACGTCCGCCGATGCCTCTCAAGGCGTCCCTAAAACGACCGACAAAGCAGCTTCCACATCCAACGCGACTGAGCCCAGTACGCCGACCACACCACCGAGCTCAACATCACCAGCGCAAAGTGGTGCTAAAAATAGTCGGTCGCGACGGCGTGGAAAGGGCTCGTCAGCGGCGAGTTCAACCGCTGCCAGCAGCACGGCTAAACCGGCAGATACCACGCCCAGTAGCACGAGCGCCCCTAGCGCGCCTAAAGAGAGCGCCAGCAGCACGACCTCACCTTCACCCAGTGCAGCTCAACCAAGCCCCTCTTCCTCAAGTGGGTCAGCCTCTAGTTCGCCATCTTCAAGCGCCACCTCGTCAAAGTCGACCAGCGACAAGTCATCGGCGGGGACTACACCGCCCACTGGCCACAAAGGCGGCAGCCAGAGCGGTGGCGGCAAAGGCGGGGGCGGTAAAAGTGGCGGTCTCGCGATTGCCCTGGTGATTATCCTGGCGATTGCCTTGGCGTTCATCGCCTGGCAAGGCTGGCAGCGCCTTGAGAGCCAGCAGCAGCGCCTTGACGAAGTAGCGCAACAGGCTGAAGGTAGCGCCTCGCAACAGGCGGTTAGCGACCTTGAATCACGCATAGATAGTGGTGAAGCCGAGCGCGATGAAGCGCTGCAGAGCACACTGGATGATCTACGCGACGAATTTGACAGCTACCGCAGCGATGTCGATGAGACCCTGGGCCAAGTGCTGGATCAGCTCTCTCAAGAGCAGGACACCGACGAGCGCGAGTGGCTGCACGCCGAAGCCGCCTACTTGCTGCGTCTGGCCAATCAGCGCTTACAGCTGGAAGGCGACGTTGACGGCGCTGCTGCGCTGCTGCGTACCGCTGATGCACGTCTGGTTGATGCTGATAACCCAGCATTGACGCCCGTGCGCGAAGCGATTGCCAATGAGCTAGCCGCACTTGACGCCGTGCCCCAGATCGACCGCACCGGCCTTTACTTAGCACTCAATGCCCAGCAAGAGCGCATCTCCACTCTGCGACTCTCTCAAGAAATTGAAGAGCAAGCGGTCACTTCCAGCATCGAACAGCCACCGACCGGCACTTTCCAGCGCCAGCTGGCACGCTTCGGTGAAGAGCTTAAAGACCTGGTGGTGGTTCGCCATCACGATGAAGCGCTGGAAGCACTGATTACCCCGGAGCAAGAGTCTTACCTGCGCCAGAGCCTGCGCTTAGTGCTGGAGCAGACGCAGTTGGCCCTACTCAACGAAGAGAAAGCGCTTTATGACGCGAGTCTAGACAAAGCGCTACAGCTGCTGAACGATTACTACGACACCACTCGCGAAGAGACCCAAAGCGTTATTGCGCGCCTTGAAGAGCTTAAGGAAGCCGAGGTAAAACCCGAGCTACCCGATATCAGCGCTTCACAGCAGGAACTCGCACGCTTTATCGACAACCGCTATGAGACGCGTGGCCAAAGCGGAGGTGATTCATGAGAAAGCTTGTTCTCCTCATTGTCGCAGGCCTCGCCGTCGGGGCCCTGTTTGGGCACCTGATGATGTCGGTGCCCGGTTACTGGCTGATCCGCGTGGGCGACTCCTCCATCCAGACATCGTTTTGGTTTGGTCTGGTGCTGCTGTTTGCCGCCTTTATCGTCCTACACTTCGTGCTGCGTTTGCTCAGCGGTATTATTCGCCCCATGGGACGTTTTCGTAGCTGGAACAGTCGCGCCCGCAACCGTCGCGCCATGCAGCGCACCGTGCGTGGCTTGGTAGCACTGACCGAAGGACGCTGGAAAAAAGCCGAAAAAACCCTGGTTAATGCCGCCGATGACTCCAGCACACCGCTAGTCAATTACCTATCCGCAGCGCTGGCGGCCCATTACCAGGGGCACCACGTGAAATCCCAGGAGCACCTGAATCAGGCGCAGCTCACCACCGACGGCGCCGATACGGCCGTTGGCCTGATGCAGGCGCAAATGATGATTGAGCGCCAGCAGCCGGAAGAGGCGCTGGCGATTCTGAATCGTCTGGATAAGAAGCTCTCTAACCACCCACAGGTGCTCAAGCTACTCAAGCAGGTGCATTTAAGTGTCAACGATTGGGAAGGCTTACGGCGTTTGATTCCACGTTTGGCGGCGCAGAAGCTCATTACCCAGCAAGAGCGTGAGCAGCTGGAGTTTAAAGCCTACCGCGAACTGATCGTGTTTGAAGCGCAAAACCCCACCAACATTGAACGGGTGCGTGGCCTTTGGGCCGATATGCCCGACTACCTGCGCGGCAACACCGAGTTGATCGTGTTATACAGCGAAGCGCTGATTCAAGCCAACGAAGAACCAATTGCCGAGCGCTTGCTCAACCACTCGCTGGATCACCACTGGGACGCGCGGCTGGTAAAACGCTACGGCCTGCTGAATGTGGACGCGGGTCGCCAACTTGTCAAAGCCGAGAAGTGGCTACAAGAGCGCCCCAACGACCCAGAGCTACTGCTTGCTTGCGGTCGTCTCTCCCTGCGCACCGGCCAGTGGCAAAAAGCAATCGAGTACTTTGAAGCCAGCCAGCGTCAGCGCCCCAACGGCGAAGTGTGTGCGGAGCTTGCGCGCCTCTATGCCAGCCTGGGCGAGCATAACAAGAGTCAGCTCTACTACCGTCATAGTGTTGAAATGCTGGCTAAATCACTGCCATCGCTGCCGCAGCCCAGCGATGCTGACGACAGCAAAAAGCCAGACAGTAAGCAAAAAGAGAGTAAAACCATTAAGAAAAGCGCCTAGTAGCGCTTCTGCTATACAGCTCAAGGGCGCCTTCATAGGCGCCCTTTTTAGTGGCTAAGGCTTGGCAGGTGGAATGGGTGGTTCAGATGCAGCTTCAACCGGCGCTTCAGCCTCCACTGGCTGAGACAGCATCGCTGTACAGTGGCCACATCGTGTCGCTTTGATCGGCACCACCATCAAGCAGTAAGGGCACGGC is part of the Halomonas alkaliantarctica genome and harbors:
- a CDS encoding DUF484 family protein; the encoded protein is MSQAPEPRKTLDPDQVAFWLARHPDFFVGREGLLQQLQVPHPNIDGAVSLLERLVLDLRKRAETAEGRLEHLLETARHNESQYRRLRETLVALVEAQDRDALAQALATQLSERFETPAMALWCPATLSDSEPTPPQPPRHVLDQHASARLTALLDGRTSRCVKLSVSDWKCLLPHVKAPRKAGSCAISRLSAGDPLGYLLLASPSPDAYRASMDTLFTEYLGDIVARLLVRLGDHG
- the dapF gene encoding diaminopimelate epimerase; its protein translation is MLLHFTKMHGLGNDFVMVDLVTQRARLDESQIRALADRRFGIGFDQLLVVEPPRDPEMDFRYRIYNADGSEVENCGNGARCFARFVRDQRLTHKHEIHVETAGGPLVLTVQHDGMVRVDMGRPRFSPMALPFDAPGDQPLHQLQVGDETLQIGVVSMGNPHAVLQVESVDSAPVERLGPLVEAHPRFPKRVNVGFMQVLSPSEIRLRVYERGSGETLACGTGACAAVASGIRQGLLKSPVKVHLPGGELSIEWPDPEGALTMVGPATRVFDGRVALN
- the lysA gene encoding diaminopimelate decarboxylase → MDYFNYRDGVLYAEDVPLSRIADEHGTPCYVYSKATFERHFRAYTEALGGHPHLICYAVKANSNLAVLGLLAKLGAGFDIVSIGELERVLNAGGDPAKVVFSGVAKQAHEMARALEVGIKCFNVESRPELERLNRVAGELGKIAPVSLRVNPDVDAGTHPYISTGLKDNKFGIPVDEALDVYELAASLPNLKVKGLDCHIGSQLTETAPFLDALDRLLMLMERLRERGIEIEHLDLGGGLGVPYRDEKPPQPFDYASQLLARLSRWEGGEALTLLFEPGRSIAANAGVMLTRVEFLKPGETKNFAIVDAAMNDLIRPALYQAWQAIVPVDTRQTRESALYDVVGPVCETGDFLGKERELAIDEGDLLAVRSAGAYGFVMASNYNSRPRAAELMVDGDSCHVVRARETVVSLWAGEALLPEGGH
- the lptM gene encoding LPS translocon maturation chaperone LptM, with the protein product MKTLAIMTLTVLLLTGLAGCGQKGPLYLPEDAPADEQPAQPSE
- the argH gene encoding argininosuccinate lyase; this translates as MSQATNQSWGGRFSEPTDAFVARFTASVNFDQRLAPQDIQGSIAHATMLARVGVLTDDERDAIINGLNEIQGEIERGEFNWSVPLEDVHMNIEARLTEKIGITGKKLHTGRSRNDQVATDIRLFMRDEIDVIEVELKRLREGMIELADREAETIMPGFTHLQTAQPVTFGHHILAWQEMLARDHERLLDCRKRVNVMPLGAAALAGTTYPIDRHVTAELLGFDRPTENSLDAVSDRDFAIEFTSFASILLMHLSRMSEELVLWTSAQFNFIDLPDRFCTGSSIMPQKKNPDVPELVRGKTGRVYGHLMSLLTLMKSQPLAYNKDNQEDKEPLFDAVDTVRDCLKAFADMVPAIEPKKASMYEAARRGFSTATDLADYLVRKGVAFRDAHEIVGQSVAYGLKTEKDLSEMSLDELKQFSDTIEQDVFEVLTLEGSVAARNHIGGTAPNQVRAAAQRAREALVALKVGA
- a CDS encoding bifunctional diguanylate cyclase/phosphodiesterase, whose protein sequence is MSLVLPHGQLDQFFLLSQDLFCCIDFEGTLLQVNPALETLLGYSSETLIGRACGVVINPLDHPVIEQALKRMHQGEKVLPFEVRAVSAAGQQHWLEVTASFGGDVIYVIARVITRRKASDEQLLRNQRLFKIAGETALIGGWYVDMADGKPIWSDELSLIHGMPAGFQPSVEEAFSFYAPESQERLMAAFNACCEYGISFDDELEVITPQGRHLWVRAIGKAVRDEEGRIIQVQGASQDITEQKQLRENLSQLAHRLTITLDSITDSFFTLDTEWRFTYVNREAERILKRREGELIGQYIWQTFPDAMGSKFQKEYQRAASQQEAVHFEAFNPRLNSWLEVHVYPSSEGLTVYFRDINERKATEHQLKLLERSVESSTNGVVIVDAQRSDLPMVYVNAAFERITGYTRSQALGRNCRFLQGDETDPATIKQLRAGIVEQREVHVVIRNYRRDGTVFWNDLYISPVLDENAEVTHFIGVQNDISEQREYQAQLDHNAHHDALTGLPNRLLLGLRLEQGCVLARRYQRYVAVLFIDLDDFKPINDTLGHEVGDFILVEVAKRLESELRPWDTVARFGSDEFVVLLPDLAHQDDVIQVVERVLRGLSPPYWYCGSELRITASIGIAINDGSMNKPRQLIQQADLAMYKAKRRGRNTYHWYTEDLNRKVSERVSLRSALQQAIEQQQFELHYQPQIHAPSGRVVGVEALIRWQHPERGNIPPSDFISLAEDTGQIIPISEWVLASACRDAQQLNGLGLGDITMAVNISPMQFQRPGFVASIEQVLMSSGLTPALLELELTEGVLMGSAEQAIQALKNLRALGVQIALDDFGTGFSSLSYLKRLPINRIKIDRSFVRDVTFDRHDAAIIDGVVAMAGKMGLEVLVEGVETAEQFGYLQQRHCDYYQGYYFARPMPLSALHEFLHKPPADMTSCY
- the hemC gene encoding hydroxymethylbilane synthase, with the protein product MLSITKLRIATRKSQLAMWQAEYVRDRLMAAHSGLEVELVALSTKGDKILDTPLSKIGGKGLFVKELEDAMLDGRADIAVHSMKDVPMHFPEGLGLSVILEGADPTDAFVSNHYSSIDELPEGARIGTASLRRGLQVREARPDLQILNLRGNVQTRLGKLDAGEFDAIILATSGLKRLGLDERIAQALPPEVCLPACGQGALGIECRLHDPELIALLAPLDDADTATRVRAERAMNTRLEGGCQVPIAGHAVLDIDNETLWLRGLVGNPEGTEVLRAEGRGSMHEPEALGIRIAEELLDQGAGDILAEVYGRAI
- a CDS encoding uroporphyrinogen-III synthase: MNQPVLICRPGERGEALAAALRERGESVESLNVMQLEALPEAPEMRRIWLDIDQYHKIIVISPFAATCLSEALDRFWPQLPIGIDYYSVGSATAATLYNQLGVRVHVPSPSAGEDTSEALLALASLQQLAHQRILLVAGEGGRPLLAETLAARGAQVTRLAVYRRTFQPLAPDLQTRLFSGNYRALIVTSSELLEHLAKWCNQAALNQPLIVSSRRLATLAGILGFCDLKVASGATPAALIAALETCDPQGADVDQGTY